ctgcaaaatgttaattattttaattcggttataagagggatcatacaaaatgcatgttatttttaatttagtactaatCTAGATAAGGGATTACACACGAAagacaataatagttgaatttataaaaattacctcgtttacacttgattcttaatgctgtgttgttaactgaatgatccacagctgttttttttttttttttggtttagtgatagttgttcatgaatcccttgtttgtcctgaacagttaattattcaggtcccacaaattctttggtttttcagcatttttgtgtatttgaaccctttctaataatcactgtatgattttatgatccatcttttcacattgaggacaactgagagactcatatgtaactattacagaaggttcaaacgcttactgatgctccagaaggaaaaacaatgcaataagagccaggggtgaaaacttttgaacagaatgaagatgtgtacattttttttttttttttttgcctaaatatcatgttttttttttatctagtagtagaagctacagaagaagacaaaataaataaaatttaccctgatcttcaaattcaaaaagttttcaccccttgctctaacgcattgtgtttccttctgaagcatcagtgagcgtttaaaccttctgtgtGTAAACTAtttcgacttcaactgtatgtttccTGTTCCTGATCACGGCAAATAGCCACCACTGTTTGGACAAACAGATTTGTGTTTGTTGTTAAGCTATTTTTGAGCCCATGTTTGCTCTATTTACTGTTGGATAAATTTTAATATCGCAAATTACACATTTAATAACCTTACATGAATCTGTTCATCTTCTAGATGGGCTGATATGTTCTCTGCACCAGGATGTCATAATGATCCAGATCATGCCTTCTCCCACCCTTTTGTACAGGTAATCATATTCATCTATCCTCAAGATAGATCAAACCTTCCtctcagtactttttttttccagTACCACTAAGGAAACAGAACTGAAAGTGTTATGTTTTGTCAAAGTGAGAACTGGTTTTGACTATATGTCCTTCTCTTCATATCACTTTTCCCTGACTATGTGGCTTTTCCTGCGTGCATCCTAATATTAAATGACTAATTTCTTCACCGCACATTTCCTCATTTGCCATTTCCAGGCTGTGGGAATGTTTTTGGGAGAGCTGTCCTGTCTGGTGGTGTTCCACATCCTCCTTTGTCATGATCGGCGCAAACCTGAGCCCACGATGGAGCCGGGGCAAAGTTTCAACCCCCTACTTTTCCTCCCCCCTGCCCTTTGTGACATGTTGGGAACATCCATCATGTATGTTGGTGAGTATCCAACATGTGAAATATATTGTGTAGTCTTTAGTCCTTTAAGAGTAGGTTCACATCGTTCAAAACTTCTTCAGAACCTGCTTCAAAACTATGCATAAAGCTTAAACGGGTTCTGTGCTTGTGTTTTCTTTCTTTAGCACTGAACATGACCAGTGCCTCTAGTTTCCAGATGCTTCGAGGAGCTGTGATCATCTTCACTGGACTGTTGTCTGTAGCGTTCTTAGGGCGGCGTCTGCAGCCCAGCCAGTGGGTTGGGATCCTAGTCACCATCCTTGGTCTGGTGGTGGTTGGCCTGGCTGACTTTGTGAACGGCCATGGGAATGACCACAAGCTCAGTGAGGTTATCACAGGTCAGTAGTTACCTTATGCTGAGTGTTTTTAATCATACGTAATGAGTATTTGTCTTTTGCAAATCAGAAAATCCTCTCATGGGGTGcatatcaggattttttttcttctttttattgtGTCTTGCATCTTTATCTGATTGGATGGTTGCACTGATTTTCTATTGACTTTGTCTTATAGGGGACCTTTTGATCATCATGGCACAGATCATTGTTGCAGTCCAGATGGTCCTGGAGGAGAAGTTTGTTTATAAGCACAATGTGCATCCACTGAAGGCTGTTGGGACTGAAGGTAAAGTGTATTAATGGTGTTTAAAAATTTCAGGcctgtaagatttaaaaaaaaatatttttgaaagaagtctccagTGCTTTTgattaaatagaaagttcaaaaaacatgtttttatttagcTAGACTTTATTGTTTATGGTCAATTGCTAGAAAACGCTAACTGTTAAAAAGATTAAATCAACAATAAATCAAAGGTAGTATagattaataaaacaaacaatgtTGATTGGCTTACAACCAATTGTTGTCATTACCATAGATGTTTGCTAGACCCTATTTAGAAGATCTTAGCTCTCATAAAAGTCTGTGATGAGCTTATCTGTTAATGCCAGTATAAATGAGTGATTGTTTTCTGATTTAAGTATGATGTTATTTGACTCTCAATCCTCTCTATTCATTGTTACTGTGAAATCAGAAAAATGAAGCCAAATATGCCTTTGTTAATGATGAACATCTACTAGGGCcctatgaagttttttttttattacgttaaattttttttctaaattacatttaatttttttctgttttcatttttctagactaaatttaaatatttaacaaaaagcaTGTCCAATTAATTCATGAAATTAATGAATGAAAAAAGCATGTCCAATAataatcatgaaacttacacaatttaacagcaatttattcaaagtttaacaaaaataaaaaaaatgtaaggccctatgaaatgcgttttattttttctcaaattcagttttattttgaccaaattcagttttccattagttttcattttaaaggtttcattaaattttaatatcaAATCAAAATTTTTATAATCAACTTAAATTGTTAGAATTTGGAATACAGATATAAGGTTGAATTGCAGAAGTGTAATCAAAATATAAAAGTATCAAAAAGTTATGGAAGTTTACAATTAgtgtaaaaaatgcatttactttatataaaataaatattttacaaaatatttttgaacCCATAATAGCTATAAAATGAAAGACTtatgtctaaataagttatgttccaaatttgaagttgatatcaaAAAAATTCCTGTGAGATTTTATTTAGGGCGTTATACGACAAACAGCTACCGGATGCCATCCAAActtaatttcttctttttttatgccTTTTTCTGTGACCAATGTCTAAATTTCTCTGTCAGTATTACTTCAATCACAAAATAACTACCAAATATGGAATCTTGAGACTCAGACCTTTATTTTGTCAAAGTTTTGATTCTAAAAGCCcgtaatacattttgtaatatgacaccttACACCAGCCACTAAGGGGGTGGAGACTGCAAAAAGATTGTAAAGTACCACTTCCAGGGTaacctgattttaaaatggtttccGCAGGATGAATTTTGAGGatttaagctttcaaatgatatatactttatgatgattactaaaatatgtgatagaaaaaaaaaacaaatgaataagAGATGGTGCCAGTAACaattaatatatttctgtcacaatttctttaagttaaactgaactttaattttgacaggttgctgtgaagacctttgagtttttgtttgtatatgatatgacaatgTTTTTGATACAAGAAactgctcatgaagtgactctcagagcagttctctCACACAGAGACaagcaggattcatatttaaatagtatttctgcagtttaatattcacagacactagtccatatcatgtTTTGAATGGTGTACTGACCTACTCTTAATTTATTTATCCAACTTTAGCATCTCATCTTCGACTGATCTATTTCCCAGTGTCTTAATtgtcttttctctctctttcttaggTTTTTTCGGATTTTTCCTTCTCTCTTTGCTCCTCATCCCAATGTACTTCATCCATGTGGGAAGTTTTGCGGACAACCCACGGCAGGTCCTTGAAGACGCGCTGGACGCCTTCTGTCAGATTGGCCATAAGCCTCTCATTTTACTGGCACTGCTGGGCAACACTGTGAGCATCGCCTTCTTTAACTTCGCCGGCATCAGCGTCACCAAAGAAATAAGCGCCACTACTCGTATGGTGCTGGACAGTCTGCGTACCCTGGTCATCTGGGTCGTGAGTTTGGCGCTGGGCTGGGAGGTATTCCACGGCCTACAGATTCTAGGCTTCATCATCCTACTCGTAGGCACAGCGCTGTACAATGGACTCCACAAGCCCTTGATGGCCAAACTGCCCTGCTGTCCTGGAGAGAGAGCAGAGGAAGGAGAAgccccagagagagagagactgcttGGTGAAGGAAAAGCTGCAAATGAGAGCTAATAATGGACTTTGAACGAAATGCTGGCCACAAAGCATTTTTGGTTCATTTCTATTTGAAGAAAAATCACATTTTAGTATTGTTTTAGAGTTTGATTCAACACTTGGGAACCATCACTACTTATTGCCTAAAACCATTTTTGTGGGCATGTCTCAACTTTTTCTCAATTTTAAAATGGTTTGAATACAAATTTTACTGTAGGAAAGGGAAGCATTTTTATATGATTTAAtgccaaaataatattttaacgttttaattctgttttacacatttcaaaaacttttttttttttgtttaagtgATGTGctgttttgccatttttattccTCTAACCATTTTACTTGAGGTATATTTTTAGTGATCTGTGAAACGGATGTTGTGTACTGACAAGAAAATCTTCTGTTAGTTTtataaaaatatgataaaaatattataaaaatatgaaagtagCGCAGAATTTAATGCCACATTTTCATTTGTACATTGTGGATGTATTTGCTTGTGTTAAATGAAAACATGAAGACAGAAGAACTGTTTAACTTTGTGATTATTAGATTATATTTGATTAATTGTGATTGATTATATTTGTGTCACATCTAATTATGTGTAACAACACTTGTACTGGTTTCTGAATGCATTCAGAACTAATATTGATTTCCTAACTAAATGTTTGAACTGTATAAATTCCACAATGAAGATATGTGACCAAGCTAATGATAATGTTGTACTTTGTAATGTAAATCTTATTTCAAAacattacatacaccttgcagaatctgcaaaataagggggatcatacaaaatgcatgttattttttatttagtactgacctgaataagatatttcacatgaaatagATATACATATactccacaaaagaaaataatagttgaatttataaaaatgaccctattcaaaagtttacataccattgactcttaatactgtgttccacagctgtgtttttgttttgtttgtttagtgatagttgtttatgagttccttgtttgtcctgaacagttaaactgtctgctgttcttcataaaaaatccttcaggtcccacaaatgctttggttttccagcatttttgtgtatttgtaccctttccaacaacgactgtaagattttgagatcccTATTTTTACACCGAGGACAAttgtgggactcatatgcaactattacagaagattcaaacactcactgatgcttcataaggaaaaacgatgcaagggtgtaaacttttgaacagaatgaagatgggtacgtttttcttattttcccaaaatgtcatttttttctgtatgttgTACTTACATATtgcccaaaagacaaaataagttaaatttaccctgatcttcaaattcaaaaagttttcacccctggctcttaatgcattgtgtttccttctgaagcatcagtgagcgttttagccttctgtaatagttgcatattagtccctaagttgtcctcagtgtgaaaagatggatctcaaaatcatacagcctagttggaaagggttcaaatacacaaaaatgctgaaaacccccAAAATTTGTGGGacataaaggatttttctgaagaatagcaggtagtttaactgttcagagcaaacaagggaatcatgaacaactatcactaaacaaaaatacagctgtggatcattcagataacaacacaatattaagtaTCAAGCATATTGAAtggaatttttataaattcaactattattttctcttgtggactatatgtaaacatcttttaagtaaaatatttttttcaggtcagtactaaataaaaaaaataacatgcatgttgtatgatccctcttattttggtaaagtaattaacattttgcagattctgcaaggtgtatgtaaacttttgacctcaactgtatgtgttcAGCATGAGTATAATTTCCAAAAGCAAAGTTTAAAACAATGGCCATCAATACGAATAACTATAAaaccggtaacactttacaataaagatCCAGTAGTTAACTAACATTAGCAAAGAATGAGCAATACataagtattttaaaaataactgttcaTTGTGTTACCTCAGGTCCATTACGGAATACGAAGAAATACatatttagattttaataatgtattagtaaatattAAGTCCGTATTGATAACCatactttgtttatttattaaattatttattaatgtgaTTATTATTCCAAACGATGTTTGGACTCAAACCCATTCGACCAGATGTGACGTCACATATCGGTACGCTCGCTCAGTCATCATCGCTGCCACTGCTGCTGCTGAGAGAAGTGAGGCAAATAACCTGAATTTCAGTCGCTATTTCTCGTTTCACCACGTTATGGGATTATTATGTACAACATTTTATAACACAATGGCCTGTAGAACGAAAGAAAGATGTTCGGAAGTCATCGGAAACATCTTGGACCGCCGCTGCAGACAGAGGTAATGTACACACCGGGTCTCTGAATGAACGCGTGCTGTCCGCTTAACAAGCTAGTCCGCATTATTAGCGGGATTACAGCTGTCACAACATTGGGTTGCCAATGTGTAAGCTGGCAACCGTATGTTCAATAATACCTGTATGTTGCGGTGCAGATGTTCAGTTTGGCTAATTAGCTAACGTTAGCGCGGTATCGCTTCATTGCGCTGTTTTGTTCAGTGATTTGGCTCTGGATGATGCTTTAGCTTTAGCTAGCCTGTGTCCTATGTCTCCCTCTGTTATCACTGGATGCGGAAAGGACAGAGAAAGCCTCAACCAACATCTACAAGACAGCGGCAGTTTTTAgcattgcttgtagatgttagcATAAACTAAAATAACCGCAATTCAGTTAAGCAGCCAGATAATAAAAACATGTAACAGGCCAGCGGCAACCATGATCCTCATTAAAACAGTACTACATGCAGCTAGTATGGCAGTTGCTTTGGACTGCCATTCATCAGTTCTGACTGGTGGGGAAAAAAAGATAGTATTGATACTACAGTACAGATTTNNNNNNNNNNNNNNNNNNNNNNNNNNNNNNNNNNNNNNNNNNNNNNNNNNNNNNNNNNNNNNNNNNNNNNNNNNNNNNNNNNNNNNNNNNNNNNNNNNNNNNNNNNNNNNNNNNNNNNNNNNNNNNNNNNNNNNNNNNNNNNNNNNNNNNNNNNNNNNNNNNNNNNNNNNNNNNNNNNNNNNNNNNNNNNNNNNNNNNNNNNNNNNNNNNNNNNNNNNNNNNNNNNNNNNNNNNNNNNNNNNNNNNNNNNNNNNNNNNNNNNNNNNNNNNNNNNNNNNNNNNNNNNNNNNNNNNNNNNNNNNNNNNNNNNNNNNNNNNNNNNNNNNNNNNNNNNNNNNNNNNNNNNNNNNNNNNNNNNNNNNNNNNNNNNNNNNNNNNNNNNNNNNNNNNNNNNNNNNNNNNNNNNNNNNNNNNNNNNNNNNNNNNNNNNNNNNNNNNNNNNNNNNNNNNNNNNNNNNNNNNNNNNNNNNNNNNNNNNNNNNNNNNNNNNNNNNNNNNNNcatgatttttacttaatatcctaatgatttttggcataaaagaaaaatcgatcattttgacccatacaatgtattgttgggtattgctacaaatattaagactggttttgtggtccagggtcacaaataaacgaGTGCAACAATTAATGAAAGTCTTGGCTGCATATTTCACCAGCACTGCAGTATAAGACTTTGACAGTGTATGCAGTAACTATATAAAAAGCATTCTATGCACATACATGCATAATATACAGAAAAATATATTGCATAAATATTAAAAGATATATTCCTCAAGATAATGCACATATTTACCGCTCCAACAGATGTGTACAGTTGCAGAATGTTTTATTTAGTCTCTTAGGCCTCACAAGTGATTGCATTTGTATTTTATCATTGACATCAAACAGATCCAAGGTTCTGTAACATCTAAGCATGCATATAAGCTAGTGTTTTGTAGTCTTTGTGATATAGATTTACAGATTAAATTTCCCTGAGTCACTGTCTTGCAGATATAGTGAATTTTATTCTTGTTTTAGGCCTACAGTAAGCCTGTTCCTTAAGGGTTTGACTGTATTTAGCTCCATCAGTTTTGCTCTGCACCCTAGCAGTGACGGTCATAAAAAATCAGGACAGGTTCTTATAGCGATCTGCTTAAAAGACAACTTTAGGATAGGTCAGATTCATGTAGTTCGAGTGCCTTTATAGAATGCCTTCTTAAGTATGTGAATGGAgccaataaaatgcatttttcattatttttatcttGTCTACAGCCACTGGAGATAATCTCCCTTATGTCTGCAAAGTTCTCTAGAGCCTTTAATTTCTGCAGTTAAAATCTACAGATCTGTTTTTCTAATCTTTCAGTGAGGACCCAAGCTCACTGATGTGAGGTGTAGATCTTCTCTGAGTGTGCTCAGTCCACTCTTGAGCCTCAGGATGAGTGGGCCAGTGGAGCAGACTGATATTTTGGCTGTCGGGAGCATGGTCCGGGAGCGATGGAGAGTGGTGAGTTGTTTTGAAGGAGCTGTATTTAGGAGGACAAGGCTTCAGGACTATTCAAATACTCACTGTTAGTTCTGTAGAGATGTTCTGATAGCTGTCAGATtcttgtatgtaaactttcactCAGGCaagaagtttttttctttttctttttgagcTCAGTCTAACAATACACTGACTGCAGGTGTGTTGAGCGGTGCTGACATCAGCACTGAAAACTGAACAGCATGCTGACAAATAGTCACGAGACACAGCATTTTATTTAATGACAAAAGTGTTGTTTtctaggacattttttttttctcaagtatTTCATGCCTGAACAGAGCTGTTGTGTAACATCTGTTCTCCGACACAAGTTTGAAAGCTGTCTACTCAATTATAGGAGGAAAAAAtctatgggccattctacagaattggtgcagaTTGCAGCTGTCCCACaagcaaaaaacacatttaaaaagtattaaaatcatAGATTTTTTAATCTATATAGCTGTTTATATATATCtattaaatcataatttattgggtactttcaattgggagatggttgtcctgaaccctaacccctaaattgcatattttttttccattgttgatTTTTAATCCTTTTCAAAAGTgaagttccaaaaaaaataatatatatatatatatatatatgcacatccataattttgaggtaaatgtgtttgaAAGTCTAAACaatctgtgtaactttaaggaacgtcactaccgaacactTGTTTTGTGCAATTAAATTtcattccataacatttagtttttatatgtgtacaactgttcagaattgtgatagctaaccatgtgctgatcaacatctttgagctaggttcaaaagtatctaaaattgtcactaccgaaacagccaCGACGGCTAGTGACAAAAAGGTACACATAattctttatttgggggaaataaacaaaattttagtacagttatgccatttttgtgtattttagtatgttttagtatgcaagttaaaattctgtaatgtgatgtggttgctaccaaagcattactgtcactactgaaaatgtgcagtTACTACCAAAagatgggatgttttgtcaaaaataaagtatactaaatTATCAGCTTCGATGTTCTGacagtttttggttcaatgtatattcaaactaaacgAGTCCTTAACTTAACtcaaatcagtatgatcaactttttgcattttacaaagaaaaattggattcgaAATGCaataaatctcataaattacactttttttttgcacAGTTACTTGAAATATAACtgtgcaaaaaataataataattccaagGCATTTCCAACTTTTGattttgaaccaattctgtagaaggGCCCATATATGATACATTACCATTCAAAGGTTTTTATACAGCAATGATGCatcaaatggatcaaaagtgacataaatgctgtttttggaactttctattaatcaaaaactCTGAGAAACAAAATAtgtcacagattccaaaaaaataaagctgcacaactgttttcaacattgataataataagaaatgtttcttgagcagcaaatcagaaagatttttgaaggatcatgtgacactaaagactggagtaatggctgctgaaaattcagttttgtcatcataggaataaattacatggaagtatattaaaatagaagacaatgttactgtgtttttaataaataaacgcagccttgatgagcctttccaaaaaaatatgtacagcagtttgtttcaggatttttttcataaCTCATTCAAAATTTCTCTTTCCTATCTAGCTGAAAAAAATTGGCGGGGGTGGTTTCGGTGAGATCTATGAAGTTCTGGACCAGGTGAACCAATTCAGTGTGGCTCTGAAAGTGGAGTCTGCCCAGCAACCCAAACAGGTCCTGAAGATGGAAGTAGCGGTATTGAAAAGACTTCAGGGTAAAAATGAACACAGATATTCAAGATACTGCTTTTTTTGAGTTTATGTATATAAAACAAGCATGTAAACAATATTTGAGGAGTTATTTTGCTCTGTGCATGCTACTCTATTATGTGCAATCACACATGGCCAAAC
The window above is part of the Garra rufa chromosome 13, GarRuf1.0, whole genome shotgun sequence genome. Proteins encoded here:
- the slc35f6 gene encoding solute carrier family 35 member F6; its protein translation is MAWTKYQLFLAGLMLTTGSINTLSAKWADMFSAPGCHNDPDHAFSHPFVQAVGMFLGELSCLVVFHILLCHDRRKPEPTMEPGQSFNPLLFLPPALCDMLGTSIMYVALNMTSASSFQMLRGAVIIFTGLLSVAFLGRRLQPSQWVGILVTILGLVVVGLADFVNGHGNDHKLSEVITGDLLIIMAQIIVAVQMVLEEKFVYKHNVHPLKAVGTEGFFGFFLLSLLLIPMYFIHVGSFADNPRQVLEDALDAFCQIGHKPLILLALLGNTVSIAFFNFAGISVTKEISATTRMVLDSLRTLVIWVVSLALGWEVFHGLQILGFIILLVGTALYNGLHKPLMAKLPCCPGERAEEGEAPERERLLGEGKAANES